The segment CGGACCATTCGCTCGGTGAAGCGGGAGATCGGCACCAACTGGTCGATGGACATCGACGGTAAGAAGTACACCCCGCAGGAGATCTCCGCGCGGGTGCTGATGAAGCTCAAGCGCGACGCCGAGGCCTACCTGGGTGAGCAGATCACCGACGCGGTCATCACCGTCCCGGCGTACTTCAACGACGCGCAGCGCACCGCCACCAAGGAGGCGGGCGAGATCGCGGGTCTGAACGTCCTGCGGATCGTGAACGAGCCCACCGCCGCCGCCCTGGCGTACGGGCTGGACAAGGGCTCCAAGGAGCAGACCGTCCTGGTCTTCGACCTCGGCGGCGGCACCTTCGACGTCTCCCTGCTCGAGCTCGGTGACGGCGTCATCGAGGTGAAGTCGACCTCCGGTGACAACCACCTGGGCGGCGACGACTGGGACCAGCGGATCATCGACCACCTGGTCAAGACCTTCCGTGGCGAGCACGGCATCGACCTGTCCCAGGACAAGATGGCCCTGCAGCGTCTGCGTGAGGCCGCGGAGAAGGCGAAGATCGAGCTCTCCGCCGCCACCACCACCAGCATCAACCTGCCGTACATCACGGCCGGCGCGAACGGTCCGCTGCACCTGGACACCTCGCTGAGCCGGGCCGAGTTCCAGCGCATGACGCAGGACCTGCTCGACCGCTGCAAGGGCCCGTTCGAGTCCGCGATCAAGGACGCCGACGTCAAGCTCTCCGACATCGACCACGTCATCCTGGTCGGCGGCTCGACGCGGATGCCCGCGGTCACCGAGCTGGTCAACAACCTGATCGGCCGCGAGCCGAACAAGGGCGTCAACCCGGACGAGGTCGTCGCCGTCGGCGCCGCGCTGCAGGCCGGTGTGCTCAAGGGCGAGGTCAAGGACGTCCTGCTGCTCGATGTCACCCCGCTGTCGCTGGGCATCGAGACCAAGGGCGGCATCATGCACAAGCTGGTGGAGCGCAACACCACCATCCCGGCGCACCGCTCCGAGGTCTACACCACGGCGGACGACAACCAGCCCTCCGTGCTGATCCAGGTCTACCAGGGTGAGCGCGAGATGGCGGCGTACAACAAGAAGCTCGGCACCTTCGAGCTCAGCGGTATCGCGCCGGCCCCGCGCGGCGTGCCGCAGATCGAGGTCTCCTTCGACATCGACGCGAACGGCATCGTGCACGTGTCCGCCAAGGACCTGGGCACGGGCAAGGAGCAGAAGATGACGATCACCGGCGGCTCGGCGCTGCCGAAGGACGACATCGAGCGGATGATGCGCGACGCGCAGGACCACGCGGACGAGGACAAGAAGCGCCGCGAGGACGCGGAGACCCGCAACCTGGCCGAGCAGCTGCAGTGGCAGACCGAGAAGTTCCTGGCGGAGAGCGGCGACAAGCTCCCCGAGGACAGCAAGAACAAGATCGGCGAGGCGCTCGGCGAGCTGCGTGGCGCGCTCGGCGGCACGGACATCGAGAAGATCAAGTCGGCGCACGAGCGGCTGTCCCAGGTCTCCCAGGAGGCCGGTTCGCTGCTCTACGCGCAGGGCGGCGAGGCTCCGCAGGCCGGCCCGGGCGCCGGTGAGCCGGGCGGCGCGCCCGGTGGCGCTCCTGGCGCTGGTCCGGCCGCCGGCGGGGACGACGTCGTCGACGCCGAGATCGTGGAGGACGACAAGAAGTGAGTGCCCGGGACGACGAGAACGACGGTCCGGTGACCGAGCGGGAAGTCATCCAGGGAGAGATCGATTCGATGTCCGAGGAGACTTCCGAGGAGGAGCCGGTGAAGCCGGTCGGCGCACACCGCGCCCCCGACGAGGAGGAAGAGGCCCCGGTGAGCGAGGGGAAGTCCGGCCTCGGTGCCGAGCTCACCGCGCTGCGGAGCGAGCTCGACGAGCGGACCCACGACCTGCAGCGGGTGACCGCGGAGTATGCGAACTACCGCAAGCGGGTGGATCGCGACCGGGGTGCGGCGGCCGAGCAGACCACCGGCGCGGTGCTCACCGCACTGCTGCCGGTGCTCGACGACATCGACCGGGCGCGCGAGCACGGCGACCTGGTCGGCCCGTTCGCCTCGGTCGCGGAACAGCTCACCGCGGTGACCGGGAAGCTGGGGCTGGTCGCGTTCGGCGAGAAGGGCGACCCCTTCGACCCGAATCGGCATGAGGCGGTCGCGCACCAGACGTCCGCGGACGTCACCGAGCCGACCTGCGTCGAGGTGATGCGTCGCGGCTACACGCTGGGCGAGCGGCTGCTGCGCCCGGCGATGGTCGCGGTCGCCGATCCGGAGTGAATCTGGTGATCATGTCCCGCCCGCCGGTTCGCCGGCGGGCGGGACAGTACCCACAGTCGAGGAGGAGGTGGACTGAATGAGCTCGAAGGACTGGCTCGAGAAGGACTTCTACGCCGTGCTGGGCGTGACCAAGTCCGCCTCACCCGACGAGATCAAGAAGGCGTACCGGAAGCTCGCCCGGGACCTGCATCCCGACCGCAACCCTGGCAACAAGGAGGCGGAGGAGAAGTTCAAGGCGGCGTCCGAGGCCTACGACGTGCTCGCCGACGACAAGAAGCGCAAAGAGTACGACGAGATGCGCTCGCTCTTCGGCTCGGGCGCGTTCCGTCGTGGCGCGCGTACCGGTGGGGGCGCCCAGTTCGACCCGTCGGACCTGTTCGGCGGGTTCTCCGGGGCGGGCGGCGCCGCGGGCGCCGACCGCCGGTTCGGCGGCAGCGGCTTCTCCGACATCTTCAGCTCGATCTTCTCCGGTGGTGGCGGGGGAGCCGGGCCGGCGACGCGACGCGGACCGCAGCGCGGCCGCGACGTCGAGACCGAGGTGACGCTGGACTTCGCCCAGGCGGTACGCGGCACCACCCTGCCGCTCACCCTGCGGACCCCCGGTGCCTGTGACACCTGCCGGGGTTCCGGCGCCAAGCCGGGAACCACCCCGCGGGCCTGCGCGAAATGCCAGGGCACCGGCCTGATCTCCAGCAACCAGGGCTCGTTCAGCTTCTCCGAGCCGTGCCGGGACTGCCAGGGCTCCGGCAGCATCGTGGACGAGAAGTGCCCGGAGTGCCGGGGCACCGGCGGGGTCACCAAGACCCGGACGATCAACGTGCGTTTCCCGGCCGGGGTGGCCGACGGCCAGCGGATCCGGCTCAGCGGCCGGGGCGAGCCGGGCGACCGCGGCGGACCGGCCGGCGACCTGTACGTGCAGGTCAAGGTGCGGCCCGACGACCTCTTCGGGCGCAGCGGCGACGACCTCACGCTGACCGTGCCGATCAGCATGGCCGAGGCGGTGCTCGGCGCCGACCTGCGGGTGCCCACCCTGGACAGCCCGGTCACGCTGCGGGTCCCACCGGGTACGCCGAGCGGCCGCAAACTGCGGGCCCGGGGCAAGGGTGTGGTCCGCAAGGAGGGGCAGGCGGGTGACCTGATCGTCACCGTCGAGGTACAGATCCCGGCCGGCGTGACCGGCGAGGCCCGGGACGCGTTGGAGAAGTTCGCGAAGCTCACCCCGCCGCCGGCGCGGGACCGGCTCGAGGCGCGGGTGCGCAAAGCCGCTGGTTAGGACCATCTGGGGAGGTGGCACATGTATGAAGAGATCAGCATCTCGGTGGAACAGGCCTCCGACGCGAAGGTCCTGATCATCTCGGTGGCAGCCCGGTTGGCCGGGATGCACCCGCAGACTCTCCGGCAGTACGACCGGCTCGGACTGGTGCAGCCGGGCCGGGCCGGTGGTGGCGGCCGGCGGTACAGCGAGCGCGACGTCGCGCTGCTCCGGGAGGTGCAGCGGCTCAGCCAGGAGGACGGCGTCAACCTGGCCGGCATCAAGCGCATCATCGGCCTGGAGCAGCTGGTCGGCGACCTGCAGCAGCGGGTGGCCGAGCTGGAGCATCAGCTCGACGAGGCGTACTCACGGATGGCCCAGATGGAAGCGATGCGCAATCCGTACGCCGGACGCGACCTGGTGCGCCAGGAGACCCACTCGACGGCATTGGTCGTCTGGCGGCCGCGCCGCTCTCCGGACAAGTAGACAAAAAGTAACGGCGGCCCTCTCTCGGGAAGGGCCGCCGTTACAACTCGTAGTGACCGTCTGGACACCCAGCGTGGTCAGCGTCGGTTGAAGAGACCGAGCCGCCGCGGGTGGCGGACCAGGCCGCCCTCCATCCAGTCGTGGTGATCGTAAAGTTCCGGCCGGGTCAGGAGGACCCGGCAGTTGTGCGCCCAGATCTGCATCGGCTCGTCGCCGACCTCCTCGGCGCGCTCCACGAACTTCTTGAGCCGGCGCTTGCGCTGGCTGCTCGCGTTCTGGCGCACGCCGTCGGCGGCGTAGATGTACATGCAGTGCTGCGCGAAACGCCGCGCCGGGCACTGCCGGTCCATGGCCAGCTCGAACAGCGTCGGGCCCAGGACATCGCCGGCGATCAACAGGTCCCAGTTCTTCGGCATCGTGTGCAGGGGGACCGATTCGGGGTTGTATGCCCAGGACTGCAGCTCATCCGGCCGGGGATCCACGGGATTGCCGAATCCGAGGAATGTCGCTTCTCGCACGCTCACGCAGCCGCCTCACTCCACCGTTCACAGCTTGCGCCCGGCTCCTAACGCCGGTCGCAGTGTCGAACATCCCAATACTCTGAGTCGTCGCCGCGCAACGGTAGCGCGCTGAGTGTTCGTAGGGAAGCGTCAAGGCCTCACATTCAGATACTGGACAGTAACTTTAGGCTTCTTCTATGGAGACGCAGGTCACTCCGTGGTAGGCAGCGGTTTCGCGGCTGCCTGCTGGGCTGCCATCCGGCGTCGCACGAGTTCCTTGAACCATCGGTAGTCGGGCAGTCGTGCCAGCATCGGACCGGTCACCACGGTGATCAACACGTACGCCGTGGCGAGCGGGGCCAGTCGGGGATCCACCCCGTAGACGACCGCCAGGCCGGCGATCACCACCGAGAACTCGCCCCGGGGCATCAGAGCCAGACCGGCACGCAGCCGACCGGGCAGGGCGATGCCCACCCGGCGAGCGGCCAGATAGCCGGTCACCACCTTGGTGAGCATGGTCAGTACGGCCAGGCCGAGGGCGGGCAACAGCACCGGGGGCATGGCGGCCGGATCGGTGGACAGACCGAAGAAGACGAAGAACACCGCGGCGAACAGGTCCCGCAGCGGAGAGAGCATCTGTGTGGCGTGGTGTGCCACCGGGCCGGACAGGGCGATGCCGACGAGGAAGGCGCCGACCGCCTCGGAGACCTTGAGCTCGCCGGCCACGCCGGCGATGAAGATGGTCAGGCCCAGGACGCTGAGCAGGAGGGCCTCGGGGTCCTTCACCGACATGAACCGGCTGATCTCACCGCCGTACCGGATCGCCACGACCAGGACCGCGATCACCGTGACCACCGCGACCCCCAGCGTGCTGAGGCCCGGGATCAGCCCGGAACCGGCCAGCACCGCGGTGGCGATCGGCAGGTAGAAGGCCATCGCCAGGTCCTCGATGACCAGCACGGACAGGATGACCGGGGTTTCCCGGTTACCCACCCGGCCCAGGTCGCCCAGCACCTTGGCGATCACGCCGGAGGAGGAGACCCAGGTGATGCCGGCCAGGACCAGGGCGGCCTTCCAGTCCCAGCCGAGCAGTAACGCGAACGCGGCGCCGGGTATCGCGTTCAGCAGCATGTCGATCAGCCCGGCCGGTGCGGCCGAGCGCAGGTTGCCGACCAGTTCGTCGGCGGAGTACTCCAGGCCCAGCATGACCAGCAGCAGGATCACACCGATCTGGGCGCCGATGGCGATGAACTCCTCGCTCGCCGAGAGCGGGATCAACCCACCGTGCCCGAATGCCAGGCCGGCCAGCAGATAGAGCGGGATCGGGGACAGACCGACGCGGCGGCCCAGGCGACCGAGCATGCCGAGGCCGAACAGGAGCGCGCCGATCTCGATGAGCAGGATCGTCGTGTGGTGCTGCACGGCGCTCAGCCGTCGTCGTCGCCGGCCAGGATGGCGGTGACGCCGTCCAGGCCCTTGCGGGTGCCGACCGCCACCACCACGTCGTTCGCCTCGAACTTGAAGGCGGGACCCGGTGACGCGATCACCTCCCGATCGCGCAGCACGGCCACGATGGAGGCGCCCGTCCGGCTGCGCGTCCGGGTGTCGCCCAGCTTGCGGCCCACGAACGGGGAACCGGCGGGCAGGGCGATCTGCTCGGTGAGCAGACCGGCCGCCTGCTGCCGGAGGCCGGCGAGCTGACCGAGCATCAGGGACGCGCCGAGGACGTCCGCCAAGGCTTCGGCCTCGTCGTCGGTGAGCGGGATCGAGGCCAGACTCGCGTCGGGATCGTCCACGTCGTACAGGACCAGGTCGCGGCGGCCGTTGCGGTGCGAGACCACCCCGACCGTCCGCCCGGAAGAGGTCACCAGGTCATGGCGGACGCCGATTCCCGGCAGCGGAGTCTGTTCCACCCGTACGCGCACGACGCCAACGTTAACCCGCAGATCAGCCGTTTCGTGCCACGAGGTCGGATTACCCCTGGCCCGCTGCGGACTTGTGATCAGATTCAGCCGGTTCCACGGTGACGGCGGGCGGCCGGAAGGCGACCAGCAGGAGCAGGCCGAGCACGCTCAGCGTCAGATTCAGTCCGTACGCCAGACGGAAGCCGAACTCCTGCGCCAGCCCGAACAGCGGAGCCGCCAGGATCTGCCCGATCGGGAAGGTGTTGGTGAACATTGTCGTGGCCCGGCCCGGATAGTGCGGCATCATGTCCTGGAAGTAGGAGATGCCCAGGCCGGAGACCGCGGCGATCAGGATCGCGTTGGGCACCTGGGCCGCCGCCAGCATCCACACGGACGTGGCCGACGAAGCCAGAGCCTGGTACAGGACGCCGCAGACGGCGCCGGCCAGGATGATCCGGCGCAGCGGCATCCGGGTGGAGAGCCAGCCGAAGCCCAGCATCAGCGGGATCTCCAGTGCGGCGCAGAGGCCCAGGAGCAGACCGGTGTCGCCGACCGAGCCGCCCAGCTCGGTGGTGACGAACAGCGGCATGGCCTGGACGCTGAGCACCATCGAGGTCTGCATCAGGGCGAAACCCAGCAGGATCGGGTAGACCACCCACGGGGCACGGGCGGGGGCCTTCTCGCCGTGCCGGGGCGGTGCCGGCGCCTCGATCTCGGGCAGCCAGCGCACCGCCACGAGCGCCGCGATCAGGTACATGACGGATGCGGCGCCGTAGACGTACCGGAAGTCGCCGGCCTCCAGGAGGAACGCGGCCAGGGTCGGGCCGCCGACCCAGGCGATCGAGAACACGGTGCGGAGCGTGCTGATGCCCATCGCGGCTTTGCTGGGATCGTCACGTTGGAGCACCTGTCGCGCGTACGCGAAAGATTGGGGGAAGAGTGACCCGGCGATGGCCGTGGCCGTCGCGGTGAGCGCGAGCAGCACCCAGTAATCCCTGATGAATGCGGTGAGACCGGTGCCGGCGCAGCCGGCGAGGGCGGCGATGATCAGCAGGGTGCGCCGCATCGGCCGGCGGTCCGAGATGCGGCCGATCGCCCAGGACATCGCCACGCCGGAGAGCGAGGCGGTCACCAGGAAGAAGGTCACCTGGACCGGACTGGCCTCGACCGCGGTGCTGAGGAACAGGCCGAGAAACGGTCCCACCACCGCCGTCGCGATGCCGGTGGTGAGGAACATCAGGGCGAGGGGAAGCAACCGCCGCGACAGAGACACGACTCCTGACGGTACGGGTTCTTGCCGGTTACCTGCTCTTTCTGGTGGTGACCGTCACCGTGGCGCGGAGCTGGCGGTGGCGCGGTAAAGTTGAGCGGAACGCGCTCAAGTCTTGGGGAGCTGATGAACACCGAACGTCTGACCACCAAGAGCCGCGAAGTGATCACCGCGGCGGTCGCCGACGCGGGTCGGCGCGGACATGCCACGGTGGAGCCGTGGCACATGCTGTTGTCGCTGCTGGACACGGGTGGATCCACCGCGACGGCGCTGCTGAGGGCGGTCGGAGCCAACCCGGCGGACATTCGCCGTGCCGCCGCCCGCGCGATCGAGCAACTGCCCTCCGCGCGAGGCGCCAGCACCGTCGAGCCCAGCCTGTCCCGTGAGTTCGTCAACGCCATCGGCTCGGCCGACCTGATCGCCAAGCCGCTCGGCGATGAGTATGTGTCTACCGAACACCTGCTGGCCGGCCTGGCCCGGGTCGGCGGCGCGGTGAGCCAGCTGCTCAAGGACGCCGGCGCCACCGAGGACGCCCTGGTCGCCGCGTTCCCGCAGGTCCGGGGCGGGGAGCGACGGGTCACCACGGCCGATCCCGAGCAGACCTACCAGGCGCTGGAGAAGTACAGCGTCGACCTGACCGCCCTGGCCCGGGACGGCAAGATCGACCCGGTGATCGGGCGGGACACCGAGATCCGCCGGGTGGTGCAGGTCCTGTCGCGGCGGACCAAGAACAACCCCGTGCTGATCGGCGAGCCTGGCGTCGGCAAGACCGCCATCGTCGAGGGCCTGGCCCAGCGGATCGTGGCCGGCGACGTGCCGGAGACGCTGCGCGACAAGAAGCTGGTCTCGCTCGACCTCGGCGCGATGGTCGCCGGCGCGCAGTACCGCGGTCAGTTCGAGGAGCGGCTGAAGAGCGTCCTCGAGGAGATCCGCAACTCCAACGGGCAGGTCGTCACCTTCCTCGACGAGCTGCACACGGTCGTCGGCGCGGGCAAGGGCGAGGGCTCGATGGACGCCGGCAACATGCTCAAGCCCATGCTGGCCCGGGGTGAGCTGCGGATGGTCGGTGCCACCACGCTGGACGAGTATCGGGAGCACATCGAGAAGGACCCGGCCCTGGAGCGCCGCTTCCAGCCGGTCGTGGTCGGTGAGCCGACCGTCGAGGACACGATCGGCATCCTGCGCGGGCTCAAGGGTCGGTATGAGGCGCATCACCGCGTACAGATCACTGATGCCGCCCTGGTGGCTGCCGCCAGCCTGTCGGACCGCTACATCAGCGACCGGTTCCTGCCGGACAAGGCGATCGACCTGATCGACGAGGCCGCCTCCCGGCTGCGCATGGAGATCGACTCCCGGCCGGTCGAGCTGGACCAGCTGCAGCGCCAGGTGGACCGGATGCGGGTCGAGAAACTCGCGCTGGAGAAGGAGACCGACCCGGCCTCGGTGGCCCGGCTGGAACGCCTGGTCGCCGACCTCGCCGACCGCGAGGAGGAGCTCACCGCGCTGAACGCCCGGTGGGAGCGCGAGCGCGGCGGGCTGAACCGGGTCGGTGAGCTGAAGAAGCAGCTCGACGAGGCCAAGGCCGCTCAAGAGCGGGCACAGCGGGACGGCGAGCTGCTCGAAGCGTCCCGCCTGCTCTACGAGGTGATCCCGGCCCTGGAGAAGGAGATCCGGGTCGCCGCCGACTCGGAGGTCGAGGACACCGAGCCGCCCATGGTCAAGGAGGAGGTCGGCGCCGACGACATCGCCGAGGTCGTCTCCTCGTGGACCGGCATCCCGGCCGGCCGGATGATGGAGGGCGAGACCGCCAAGCTGCTGCGCATGGAGGAGTCGCTGTCGGCCAAGGTGATCGGCCAGCGCGAGGCCGTCGCCGCGGTCGCCGGAGCGGTACGCCGAGCACGCGCCGGAATCGCCGACCCGGACCGGCCCACCGGCAGCTTCCTCTTCCTCGGCCCCACCGGCGTCGGTAAGACCGAGCTGGTCAAGGCGCTAGCCGGCTTCCTCTTCGACGACGAGCGGGCGATGGTCCGCATCGACATGAGCGAGTACGGCGAAAAGCACTCGGTGGCGCGACTGGTCGGCGCCCCGCCCGGCTACGTGGGGTACGAGGAGGGTGGCCAGCTAACCGAGGCGGTGCGGCGCCGGCCGTACAGCGTGGTGCTGCTCGACGAGGTGGAGAAGGCCCACCCGGACGTCTTCGACCTGCTGCTCCAGGTGCTCGACGACGGCCGGCTCACCGACGGCCAGGGGCGTACGGTCGACTTCCGCAACGCCATCCTGGTGCTGACCTCGAACCTCGGCTCGGCCAACTCCGACTTCACGATGAGCGACGAGGAGCGGCACGACGAGGTGCTGGCCGCGGTCCGGGCCCACTTCAAGCCGGAATTCCTGAACCGGCTCGACGACATCGTGGTCTTCCACGCCCTCACCAAGGCCGACCTGACCGACATCGTCGACATCCAGATCGGCCGGCTGCGTGGGCGCCTCGCCGACCGGCGGCTCGCGCTGGAAGTCGCTCCGTCGGCCGTGGAGTGGCTGGGTGAGCACGGGTATGACCCGATCTACGGCGCCCGGCCGCTGCGCCGCCTGATCCAGTCGGCGATCGGCGACAAACTGGCCAAGGAACTGCTGGCCGGCGAGATCCGCGACGGCGACACCGTGGTGGTCGAGCTGGGCGAGGCCAAGGACGGCCTTACGGTCCGAAGAGGCTGATTGGGTACGCGAAAAGGGCCCCGGGATCTCCCGGGGCCCTTTTTCCTACTGTCCTGCTGCCCGTTGCCGGTAGGCCTGGGTCATCAGTACGTCCGTGATGGCGTGCTCGCCCTCGGCGGACCAGATCCGTATCCCGTCGCGGTGCAACTGGTACCGCACGTCTTTGAACCGTGTCCGGGTGTCGTCATGGTGAACGATCGTCAGGGTGTCGGCGTGGGGCATGGAAGTCACCGGTCCTCGAGTCTGGGGCGGCCGCGGTGTGGTCACGCGGCCTGCCTATTGGGAAAGGTGCCATGAGCCGGTCTGCCTCGGCCCCGGCGACATGTGTGCGGGGCGGGCGACTCGTGCTGGCAAGGCGTGCCGCATCGACGACAGGTCGTTGCTGAGGTCGGCAGGACGCCACGGAATCGAAGTTTAAGGGGCTGCATCCATCCACGTCGCCCCCCGAACGAGCGACGTTTTGCGGTTGTTTGGGGCCATCGTCGCCCGATGTTTCCACACCGTCGCCGACAGTGAGGCCCGGTCGCGGGATATGGCACCAGACCGATACCGTAAATGGATCTAGAGGAGGGCAGCGTGAGCGTTCCCACATATTCATCACCAAATCCGGCGCCACCCGCGCGGCCGGCCACCGTGACGATCTCGTCGCTCCTGCTTTACGGGATCGCGGCCGCGCAGGTGCTGGTCGCCGTCCTCGCGCTCGCCACCCTCGGCGACGTGCAGGAGGCGTACCGGAACTCGTTCGGCAACACCGAGTTCGACGAGGAGCTGACCGGCGTCGTCGCCGGCACGATGGTCGTCGTCGCGGTGATCTACATAATCATCGCGGCCGGGCTCGTCGTGCTGTCGATCTTCAACGGGATGGGGAAGAACCCGTCCCGGATCGTCACCTGGGTCTTCGCCGGCCTCGGGCTGTGCTGCAACGGCCTGTCGCTGTTCGACTCGGTGCCCGGCGCGGTGACCAGCTCGACGACCGAGGGCGGGCCCTCCGAGCAGCAGTTCGAAGCCGACCTGGCGGCCACGCTGCCCGGTTGGTACCAGCCGGCCACGGTGCTGCTCACCGTGCTGACTGTGGCCGGGCTGATCGCGGTGATCATTCTGCTGGCGTTGCCGCAGTCGAACGCCTTCTTCCGCAAGAAGGTCGCCTGGAATCCGGCGGCGCCTTATCCGGGGTATCCGGGGGGTTACGGGCAGCCTGGATATCCGGCTTACGGGCAGCCGTATCCGGGGCAGCCTGGGTCGGCGCCGCCTGGGCAGTACGGGCCTCCCGGTTCTTATGGTCCGCCAGGTTCTTACGGTCCACCCGGCACGGCGCCTGGGCAGTACGGGCCGCCTGGATCGTCGGCCAGTCCCTACGGGCAGCCGGGGGCATACCCGGGGCAGCCTGGATCGCCCGCCGGCCCGCCTCCTGGGCAGCCGCCGTACCCGGGTGCGCCGGGTCAGCCGCCCGGCCAGCCGCAGTATCCGGGCGCGCCGGGCCAGCCGCCATATCCGGGTGGGCATGGAGCGCCTGGTCAGTCCGGCCACCTCGGCTCGCCTGAACAGTACGGACAGCCGGGACAGCCGGCGCCGGGCCTGCCGCCCTACCCGGGCCAGCCTGGCACTCCTGCTTCTGGCGCTCCCGCTTCCGGTTCCCCTGCGTGGGGTGCTCCTGGCACTCCTGCCTGGGGCGCTCCCACACCTGATGCTCCGGCCTCGAGCCCCCCTGCGCCTGGTGCCCCCGCCTCGGGTGCACCTGCCTGGGGTGCGCCGGACGCTCCGGCCTCGGGTGCTCCCGCTTGGGGCGCTCCCGCGCCCGGTGCCCCGGCCTGGGGTCCGCCGGCGTCCGGGGCGTCCTCACCCGACCAGCCGACGTCGAGCGGGGCGCCGGCCAGCGATCCGTGGGCTGCGCCGCCACCCGGCAACGACCAGCCGCCGGCGTCAGACGACCGGCAGCACCGGCCGCCGACCGACCCAGCCTGATCGGAACCGGACCGGACCGCCCACCGGGAGGTCCGGTCCGGCCACGGGAAGGCCCCGCAGGCGGTAGGTTTTTGCCAGCCGACCCTGCGGGAGCCCATCGATGTCCTACGCCGCTCAGCCACCCGTCGCCGCGCCGCCCACCGGCTCCGAGCCGCCGACCGGGTCGGGGCCGGCGAGCGCTCCAGGGCCGGCTTCCGGTTCGCGGCCACCGGCTGTGACGACAGCCGTCGTTCTGCTCTGGACCATGGCGGTGGCCGGCT is part of the Actinoplanes sp. NBC_00393 genome and harbors:
- a CDS encoding cation:proton antiporter regulatory subunit yields the protein MRVRVEQTPLPGIGVRHDLVTSSGRTVGVVSHRNGRRDLVLYDVDDPDASLASIPLTDDEAEALADVLGASLMLGQLAGLRQQAAGLLTEQIALPAGSPFVGRKLGDTRTRSRTGASIVAVLRDREVIASPGPAFKFEANDVVVAVGTRKGLDGVTAILAGDDDG
- the grpE gene encoding nucleotide exchange factor GrpE, which codes for MSARDDENDGPVTEREVIQGEIDSMSEETSEEEPVKPVGAHRAPDEEEEAPVSEGKSGLGAELTALRSELDERTHDLQRVTAEYANYRKRVDRDRGAAAEQTTGAVLTALLPVLDDIDRAREHGDLVGPFASVAEQLTAVTGKLGLVAFGEKGDPFDPNRHEAVAHQTSADVTEPTCVEVMRRGYTLGERLLRPAMVAVADPE
- a CDS encoding cation:proton antiporter, producing MLGRLGRRVGLSPIPLYLLAGLAFGHGGLIPLSASEEFIAIGAQIGVILLLVMLGLEYSADELVGNLRSAAPAGLIDMLLNAIPGAAFALLLGWDWKAALVLAGITWVSSSGVIAKVLGDLGRVGNRETPVILSVLVIEDLAMAFYLPIATAVLAGSGLIPGLSTLGVAVVTVIAVLVVAIRYGGEISRFMSVKDPEALLLSVLGLTIFIAGVAGELKVSEAVGAFLVGIALSGPVAHHATQMLSPLRDLFAAVFFVFFGLSTDPAAMPPVLLPALGLAVLTMLTKVVTGYLAARRVGIALPGRLRAGLALMPRGEFSVVIAGLAVVYGVDPRLAPLATAYVLITVVTGPMLARLPDYRWFKELVRRRMAAQQAAAKPLPTTE
- a CDS encoding sugar efflux transporter is translated as MSLSRRLLPLALMFLTTGIATAVVGPFLGLFLSTAVEASPVQVTFFLVTASLSGVAMSWAIGRISDRRPMRRTLLIIAALAGCAGTGLTAFIRDYWVLLALTATATAIAGSLFPQSFAYARQVLQRDDPSKAAMGISTLRTVFSIAWVGGPTLAAFLLEAGDFRYVYGAASVMYLIAALVAVRWLPEIEAPAPPRHGEKAPARAPWVVYPILLGFALMQTSMVLSVQAMPLFVTTELGGSVGDTGLLLGLCAALEIPLMLGFGWLSTRMPLRRIILAGAVCGVLYQALASSATSVWMLAAAQVPNAILIAAVSGLGISYFQDMMPHYPGRATTMFTNTFPIGQILAAPLFGLAQEFGFRLAYGLNLTLSVLGLLLLVAFRPPAVTVEPAESDHKSAAGQG
- the dnaJ gene encoding molecular chaperone DnaJ; translated protein: MSSKDWLEKDFYAVLGVTKSASPDEIKKAYRKLARDLHPDRNPGNKEAEEKFKAASEAYDVLADDKKRKEYDEMRSLFGSGAFRRGARTGGGAQFDPSDLFGGFSGAGGAAGADRRFGGSGFSDIFSSIFSGGGGGAGPATRRGPQRGRDVETEVTLDFAQAVRGTTLPLTLRTPGACDTCRGSGAKPGTTPRACAKCQGTGLISSNQGSFSFSEPCRDCQGSGSIVDEKCPECRGTGGVTKTRTINVRFPAGVADGQRIRLSGRGEPGDRGGPAGDLYVQVKVRPDDLFGRSGDDLTLTVPISMAEAVLGADLRVPTLDSPVTLRVPPGTPSGRKLRARGKGVVRKEGQAGDLIVTVEVQIPAGVTGEARDALEKFAKLTPPPARDRLEARVRKAAG
- the dnaK gene encoding molecular chaperone DnaK, whose product is MARAVGIDLGTTNSCVSVLEGGEPTVIANAEGSRTTPSIVAFARNGEVLVGEVAKRQAVTNPDRTIRSVKREIGTNWSMDIDGKKYTPQEISARVLMKLKRDAEAYLGEQITDAVITVPAYFNDAQRTATKEAGEIAGLNVLRIVNEPTAAALAYGLDKGSKEQTVLVFDLGGGTFDVSLLELGDGVIEVKSTSGDNHLGGDDWDQRIIDHLVKTFRGEHGIDLSQDKMALQRLREAAEKAKIELSAATTTSINLPYITAGANGPLHLDTSLSRAEFQRMTQDLLDRCKGPFESAIKDADVKLSDIDHVILVGGSTRMPAVTELVNNLIGREPNKGVNPDEVVAVGAALQAGVLKGEVKDVLLLDVTPLSLGIETKGGIMHKLVERNTTIPAHRSEVYTTADDNQPSVLIQVYQGEREMAAYNKKLGTFELSGIAPAPRGVPQIEVSFDIDANGIVHVSAKDLGTGKEQKMTITGGSALPKDDIERMMRDAQDHADEDKKRREDAETRNLAEQLQWQTEKFLAESGDKLPEDSKNKIGEALGELRGALGGTDIEKIKSAHERLSQVSQEAGSLLYAQGGEAPQAGPGAGEPGGAPGGAPGAGPAAGGDDVVDAEIVEDDKK
- a CDS encoding heat shock protein transcriptional repressor HspR, giving the protein MYEEISISVEQASDAKVLIISVAARLAGMHPQTLRQYDRLGLVQPGRAGGGGRRYSERDVALLREVQRLSQEDGVNLAGIKRIIGLEQLVGDLQQRVAELEHQLDEAYSRMAQMEAMRNPYAGRDLVRQETHSTALVVWRPRRSPDK